In a single window of the Centropristis striata isolate RG_2023a ecotype Rhode Island chromosome 18, C.striata_1.0, whole genome shotgun sequence genome:
- the LOC131991423 gene encoding uncharacterized protein LOC131991423 isoform X24 — protein MWLLVLICTLTAVDGVPVHLTEETTGHATDNVTVTSMLDAPKPDTAAVGAVPLNDTQTMTAAAGNATVQSMLDAPKPDTAEGNATVTSMLDAPKPDTAEVGAVPLNDTQNMTPAAGNATVQSMLDAPKPDTAEVSAVPLNDTQNMTPAAGNTTVQSMLDAPKPDTAQVGAVPLNDTVRTPAAGNVTVQSMLDAPKPDPAEVSVVPLNDTVRTPAAGNATVQSMLDAPKPDTAEVSAIPLNDTQNMSAAAGNATVQSMLDAPKPDTAQVGAVPLNDTQNMTPAAGNATVQSMLDAPKPDTAEVSAVPLNDTQTRTPAAGNATVTSMLDAPKPDTAAVGAIPFNDTQNMSPAAGNATVQSMLDAPKPDTAEVSAVPLNDTQNMTPAAGNATVPSMLDAPKPDTAKVSAVPLNDTQNMSPAAVSVVPLNDTVRTPAAGNATVQSMLDAPKPDTAEVGAIPLNDTQNMSPAAGNATVQSMLDAPKPDTAQVGAVPLNDTQNMSPAAGNATVQSMLDAPKPDTAEVGVVPLNDTHNVTSAAAGTAMLKPQTAEAETLEELQDDMIVQEGDILMPEDRNAVETLWADATVPYSIGYELADQEFNILSAFRMISDFTCIRFVPHTTELNYLQFVPRKGCASFVGCRGGAQKLYYSHTCSVGNLAHELIHALGLHHEHTRQDRDQFISVKWNNIIPKRKNNFKVQHGNTLNLPYDLDSITHYGPYFFSVDGSETMVSKYSGAHIGQRTHLSQLDIQRINRLYHCAERMRG, from the exons ATGTGGCTTCTGGTCCTCATCTGCACCCTGACAG CTGTTGATGGTGTCCCAGTACATCTGACTGAGGAGACTACTGGTCATGCAACAG ataatgtTACAGTCACTTCTATGCTTGATGCACCGAAGCCAGACACTGCAGCAG TTGGTGCCGTTCCTTTAAATGATACCCAGACCATGACTGCTGCAGCAG GTAATGCTACAGTCCAGTCTATGCTTGATGCACCAAAGCCAGACACTGCAGAAG GTAATGCTACAGTCACTTCTATGCTTGACGCACCGAAGCCAGACACTGCAGAAG TTGGTGCCGTTCCTTTAAATGACACCCAGAACATGACTCCTGCAGCAG GTAATGCTACAGTCCAGTCGATGCTTGATGCACCAAAGCCAGACACTGCAGAAG TTAGTGCCGTTCCTTTAAATGACACCCAGAACATGACTCCTGCAGCAG GTAATACTACAGTCCAGTCTATGCTTGATGCACCGAAGCCAGACACTGCACAAG TTGGTGCCGTTCCTTTAAATGACACTGTGAGGACTCCTGCAGCAG GTAATGTTACAGTCCAGTCTATGCTTGATGCACCGAAGCCAGACCCTGCAGAAG TTAGTGTCGTTCCTTTAAATGACACTGTGAGGACTCCTGCAGCAG GTAATGCTACAGTCCAGTCGATGCTTGATGCACCAAAGCCAGACACTGCAGAAG TTAGTGCCATTCCTTTAAATGACACCCAGAACATGAGTGCTGCAGCAG GTAATGCTACAGTCCAGTCTATGCTTGATGCACCGAAGCCAGACACTGCACAAG TTGGTGCCGTTCCTTTAAATGACACCCAGAACATGACTCCTGCAGCAG GTAATGCTACAGTCCAGTCTATGCTTGATGCACCAAAGCCAGACACTGCAGAAG TTAGTGCTGTTCCTTTAAATGACACCCAGACCAGGACTCCTGCAGCAG GTAACGCTACAGTCACTTCTATGCTTGATGCACCGAAGCCAGACACTGCAGCAG tTGGTGCCATTCCCTTTAATGACACCCAGAACATGAGTCCTGCAGCAG GTAATGCTACAGTCCAGTCTATGCTTGATGCACCGAAACCAGACACTGCAGAAG TTAGTGCCGTTCCTTTAAATGACACCCAGAACATGACTCCTGCAGCAG GTAATGCTACAGTCCCGTCGATGCTTGATGCACCAAAACCAGACACTGCAAAAG TTAGTGCCGTTCCTTTAAATGACACCCAGAACATGAGTCCTGCAGCAG TTAGTGTCGTTCCTTTAAATGACACTGTGAGGACTCCTGCAGCAG GTAATGCTACAGTCCAGTCTATGCTTGATGCACCAAAGCCAGACACTGCAGAAG TTGGTGCCATTCCTTTAAATGACACCCAGAACATGAGTCCTGCAGCAG GTAATGCTACAGTCCAGTCGATGCTTGATGCACCAAAGCCAGACACTGCACAAG TTGGTGCCGTTCCTTTAAATGATACCCAGAACATGAGTCCTGCAGCAG GTAATGCTACAGTCCAGTCTATGCTTGATGCACCGAAACCAGACACTGCAGAAG TTGGTGTCGTCCCTTTGAATGACACCCACAATGTGACGAGTGCTGCAGCAG GAACTGCAATGCTTAAGCCCCAGACAGCCGAGGCAGAAACACTAGAAG AGCTTCAAGATGACATGATTGTCCAAGAGGGAGACATTTTGATGCCG GAGGACAGGAACGCTGTGGAGACGCTGTGGGCCGACGCCACCGTCCCGTACTCCATCGGCTACGAGCtgg CGGATCAGGAGTTTAACATCCTCAGTGCCTTCAGGATGATCTCAGACTTCACCTGCATTCGCTTCGTACCGCACACCACAGAGCTCAACTACCTGCAGTTTGTCCCCAGAAAAGG CTGTGCGTCCTTTGTTGGTTGTCGAGGAGGAGCTCAGAAGTTGTACTACTCCCACACGTGTAGCGTTGGGAACCTTGCCCACGAGCTGATCCACGCTCTGGGGCTGCACCACGAACACACCCGGCAGGACAGAGACCAGTTCATCAGTGTGAAGTGGAACAACATCATACCAA agagaaaaaataacttcAAGGTGCAGCATGGAAACACTCTGAACCTGCCGTACGACCTCGACTCCATCACACACTACGGACC GTATTTCTTCAGTGTGGATGGCAGTGAGACGATGGTGTCTAAGTACAGCGGAGCTCACATCGGTCAGAGGACACACCTGAGCCAGCTGGACATCCAGAGAATCAACAGACTCTACCACTGTG CCGAGCGGATGAGAGGGTGA
- the LOC131991423 gene encoding uncharacterized protein LOC131991423 isoform X45, whose translation MWLLVLICTLTAVDGVPVHLTEETTGHATDNVTVTSMLDAPKPDTAAVGAVPLNDTQTMTAAAGNATVQSMLDAPKPDTAEGNATVTSMLDAPKPDTAEVGAVPLNDTQNMTPAAGNATVQSMLDAPKPDTAEVSAVPLNDTQNMTPAAVSAVPLNDTQTRTPAAGNATVTSMLDAPKPDTAAVGAIPFNDTQNMSPAAGNATVQSMLDAPKPDTAEVSAVPLNDTQNMTPAAGNATVPSMLDAPKPDTAKVSAVPLNDTQNMSPAAGNATVQSMLDAPKPDPAEVSVVPLNDTVRTPAAGNATVQSMLDATKPDTAEVGAIPLNDTQTMTPAAGNATVQSMLDAPKPDTAEVGAIPLNDTQNMSPAAGNATVQSMLDAPKPDTAQVGAVPLNDTQNMSPAAGNATVQSMLDAPKPDTAEVGVVPLNDTHNVTSAAAGTAMLKPQTAEAETLEELQDDMIVQEGDILMPEDRNAVETLWADATVPYSIGYELADQEFNILSAFRMISDFTCIRFVPHTTELNYLQFVPRKGCASFVGCRGGAQKLYYSHTCSVGNLAHELIHALGLHHEHTRQDRDQFISVKWNNIIPKRKNNFKVQHGNTLNLPYDLDSITHYGPYFFSVDGSETMVSKYSGAHIGQRTHLSQLDIQRINRLYHCAERMRG comes from the exons ATGTGGCTTCTGGTCCTCATCTGCACCCTGACAG CTGTTGATGGTGTCCCAGTACATCTGACTGAGGAGACTACTGGTCATGCAACAG ataatgtTACAGTCACTTCTATGCTTGATGCACCGAAGCCAGACACTGCAGCAG TTGGTGCCGTTCCTTTAAATGATACCCAGACCATGACTGCTGCAGCAG GTAATGCTACAGTCCAGTCTATGCTTGATGCACCAAAGCCAGACACTGCAGAAG GTAATGCTACAGTCACTTCTATGCTTGACGCACCGAAGCCAGACACTGCAGAAG TTGGTGCCGTTCCTTTAAATGACACCCAGAACATGACTCCTGCAGCAG GTAATGCTACAGTCCAGTCGATGCTTGATGCACCAAAGCCAGACACTGCAGAAG TTAGTGCCGTTCCTTTAAATGACACCCAGAACATGACTCCTGCAGCAG TTAGTGCTGTTCCTTTAAATGACACCCAGACCAGGACTCCTGCAGCAG GTAACGCTACAGTCACTTCTATGCTTGATGCACCGAAGCCAGACACTGCAGCAG tTGGTGCCATTCCCTTTAATGACACCCAGAACATGAGTCCTGCAGCAG GTAATGCTACAGTCCAGTCTATGCTTGATGCACCGAAACCAGACACTGCAGAAG TTAGTGCCGTTCCTTTAAATGACACCCAGAACATGACTCCTGCAGCAG GTAATGCTACAGTCCCGTCGATGCTTGATGCACCAAAACCAGACACTGCAAAAG TTAGTGCCGTTCCTTTAAATGACACCCAGAACATGAGTCCTGCAGCAG GTAATGCTACAGTCCAGTCTATGCTTGATGCACCGAAGCCAGACCCTGCAGAAG TTAGTGTCGTTCCTTTAAATGACACTGTGAGGACTCCTGCAGCAG GTAATGCTACAGTCCAGTCAATGCTTGATGCAACGAAGCCAGACACTGCAGAAG TTGGTGCCATTCCCTTAAATGATACCCAGACCATGACTCCTGCAGCAG GTAATGCTACAGTCCAGTCTATGCTTGATGCACCAAAGCCAGACACTGCAGAAG TTGGTGCCATTCCTTTAAATGACACCCAGAACATGAGTCCTGCAGCAG GTAATGCTACAGTCCAGTCGATGCTTGATGCACCAAAGCCAGACACTGCACAAG TTGGTGCCGTTCCTTTAAATGATACCCAGAACATGAGTCCTGCAGCAG GTAATGCTACAGTCCAGTCTATGCTTGATGCACCGAAACCAGACACTGCAGAAG TTGGTGTCGTCCCTTTGAATGACACCCACAATGTGACGAGTGCTGCAGCAG GAACTGCAATGCTTAAGCCCCAGACAGCCGAGGCAGAAACACTAGAAG AGCTTCAAGATGACATGATTGTCCAAGAGGGAGACATTTTGATGCCG GAGGACAGGAACGCTGTGGAGACGCTGTGGGCCGACGCCACCGTCCCGTACTCCATCGGCTACGAGCtgg CGGATCAGGAGTTTAACATCCTCAGTGCCTTCAGGATGATCTCAGACTTCACCTGCATTCGCTTCGTACCGCACACCACAGAGCTCAACTACCTGCAGTTTGTCCCCAGAAAAGG CTGTGCGTCCTTTGTTGGTTGTCGAGGAGGAGCTCAGAAGTTGTACTACTCCCACACGTGTAGCGTTGGGAACCTTGCCCACGAGCTGATCCACGCTCTGGGGCTGCACCACGAACACACCCGGCAGGACAGAGACCAGTTCATCAGTGTGAAGTGGAACAACATCATACCAA agagaaaaaataacttcAAGGTGCAGCATGGAAACACTCTGAACCTGCCGTACGACCTCGACTCCATCACACACTACGGACC GTATTTCTTCAGTGTGGATGGCAGTGAGACGATGGTGTCTAAGTACAGCGGAGCTCACATCGGTCAGAGGACACACCTGAGCCAGCTGGACATCCAGAGAATCAACAGACTCTACCACTGTG CCGAGCGGATGAGAGGGTGA
- the LOC131991423 gene encoding uncharacterized protein LOC131991423 isoform X47, producing MWLLVLICTLTAVDGVPVHLTEETTGHATDNVTVTSMLDAPKPDTAAVGAVPLNDTQTMTAAAGNATVQSMLDAPKPDTAEGNATVTSMLDAPKPDTAEVGAVPLNDTQNMTPAAGNATVQSMLDAPKPDTAEVSAVPLNDTQNMTPAAVSAVPLNDTQTRTPAAVGAIPFNDTQNMSPAAGNATVQSMLDAPKPDPAEVSAVPLNDTQNMTPAAGNATVPSMLDAPKPDTAKVSAVPLNDTQNMSPAAGNATVQSMLDAPKPDPAEVSVVPLNDTVRTPAAGNATVQSMLDATKPDTAEVGAIPLNDTQTMTPAAGNATVQSMLDAPKPDTAEVGAIPLNDTQNMSPAAGNATVQSMLDAPKPDTAQVGAVPLNDTQNMSPAAGNATVQSMLDAPKPDTAEVGVVPLNDTHNVTSAAAGTAMLKPQTAEAETLEELQDDMIVQEGDILMPEDRNAVETLWADATVPYSIGYELADQEFNILSAFRMISDFTCIRFVPHTTELNYLQFVPRKGCASFVGCRGGAQKLYYSHTCSVGNLAHELIHALGLHHEHTRQDRDQFISVKWNNIIPKRKNNFKVQHGNTLNLPYDLDSITHYGPYFFSVDGSETMVSKYSGAHIGQRTHLSQLDIQRINRLYHCAERMRG from the exons ATGTGGCTTCTGGTCCTCATCTGCACCCTGACAG CTGTTGATGGTGTCCCAGTACATCTGACTGAGGAGACTACTGGTCATGCAACAG ataatgtTACAGTCACTTCTATGCTTGATGCACCGAAGCCAGACACTGCAGCAG TTGGTGCCGTTCCTTTAAATGATACCCAGACCATGACTGCTGCAGCAG GTAATGCTACAGTCCAGTCTATGCTTGATGCACCAAAGCCAGACACTGCAGAAG GTAATGCTACAGTCACTTCTATGCTTGACGCACCGAAGCCAGACACTGCAGAAG TTGGTGCCGTTCCTTTAAATGACACCCAGAACATGACTCCTGCAGCAG GTAATGCTACAGTCCAGTCGATGCTTGATGCACCAAAGCCAGACACTGCAGAAG TTAGTGCCGTTCCTTTAAATGACACCCAGAACATGACTCCTGCAGCAG TTAGTGCTGTTCCTTTAAATGACACCCAGACCAGGACTCCTGCAGCAG tTGGTGCCATTCCCTTTAATGACACCCAGAACATGAGTCCTGCAGCAG GTAACGCTACAGTCCAGTCTATGCTTGATGCACCGAAGCCAGACCCTGCAGAAG TTAGTGCCGTTCCTTTAAATGACACCCAGAACATGACTCCTGCAGCAG GTAATGCTACAGTCCCGTCGATGCTTGATGCACCAAAACCAGACACTGCAAAAG TTAGTGCCGTTCCTTTAAATGACACCCAGAACATGAGTCCTGCAGCAG GTAATGCTACAGTCCAGTCTATGCTTGATGCACCGAAGCCAGACCCTGCAGAAG TTAGTGTCGTTCCTTTAAATGACACTGTGAGGACTCCTGCAGCAG GTAATGCTACAGTCCAGTCAATGCTTGATGCAACGAAGCCAGACACTGCAGAAG TTGGTGCCATTCCCTTAAATGATACCCAGACCATGACTCCTGCAGCAG GTAATGCTACAGTCCAGTCTATGCTTGATGCACCAAAGCCAGACACTGCAGAAG TTGGTGCCATTCCTTTAAATGACACCCAGAACATGAGTCCTGCAGCAG GTAATGCTACAGTCCAGTCGATGCTTGATGCACCAAAGCCAGACACTGCACAAG TTGGTGCCGTTCCTTTAAATGATACCCAGAACATGAGTCCTGCAGCAG GTAATGCTACAGTCCAGTCTATGCTTGATGCACCGAAACCAGACACTGCAGAAG TTGGTGTCGTCCCTTTGAATGACACCCACAATGTGACGAGTGCTGCAGCAG GAACTGCAATGCTTAAGCCCCAGACAGCCGAGGCAGAAACACTAGAAG AGCTTCAAGATGACATGATTGTCCAAGAGGGAGACATTTTGATGCCG GAGGACAGGAACGCTGTGGAGACGCTGTGGGCCGACGCCACCGTCCCGTACTCCATCGGCTACGAGCtgg CGGATCAGGAGTTTAACATCCTCAGTGCCTTCAGGATGATCTCAGACTTCACCTGCATTCGCTTCGTACCGCACACCACAGAGCTCAACTACCTGCAGTTTGTCCCCAGAAAAGG CTGTGCGTCCTTTGTTGGTTGTCGAGGAGGAGCTCAGAAGTTGTACTACTCCCACACGTGTAGCGTTGGGAACCTTGCCCACGAGCTGATCCACGCTCTGGGGCTGCACCACGAACACACCCGGCAGGACAGAGACCAGTTCATCAGTGTGAAGTGGAACAACATCATACCAA agagaaaaaataacttcAAGGTGCAGCATGGAAACACTCTGAACCTGCCGTACGACCTCGACTCCATCACACACTACGGACC GTATTTCTTCAGTGTGGATGGCAGTGAGACGATGGTGTCTAAGTACAGCGGAGCTCACATCGGTCAGAGGACACACCTGAGCCAGCTGGACATCCAGAGAATCAACAGACTCTACCACTGTG CCGAGCGGATGAGAGGGTGA
- the LOC131991423 gene encoding uncharacterized protein LOC131991423 isoform X46, with product MWLLVLICTLTAVDGVPVHLTEETTGHATDNVTVTSMLDAPKPDTAAVGAVPLNDTQTMTAAAGNATVQSMLDAPKPDTAEGNATVTSMLDAPKPDTAEVGAVPLNDTQNMTPAAGNATVQSMLDAPKPDTAEVSAVPLNDTQNMTPAAGNATVTSMLDAPKPDTAAVGAIPFNDTQNMSPAAGNATVQSMLDAPKPDPAEVSAVPLNDTQNMTPAAGNATVPSMLDAPKPDTAKVSAVPLNDTQNMSPAAGNATVQSMLDAPKPDPAEVSVVPLNDTVRTPAAGNATVQSMLDATKPDTAEVGAIPLNDTQTMTPAAGNATVQSMLDAPKPDTAEVGAIPLNDTQNMSPAAGNATVQSMLDAPKPDTAQVGAVPLNDTQNMSPAAGNATVQSMLDAPKPDTAEVGVVPLNDTHNVTSAAAGTAMLKPQTAEAETLEELQDDMIVQEGDILMPEDRNAVETLWADATVPYSIGYELADQEFNILSAFRMISDFTCIRFVPHTTELNYLQFVPRKGCASFVGCRGGAQKLYYSHTCSVGNLAHELIHALGLHHEHTRQDRDQFISVKWNNIIPKRKNNFKVQHGNTLNLPYDLDSITHYGPYFFSVDGSETMVSKYSGAHIGQRTHLSQLDIQRINRLYHCAERMRG from the exons ATGTGGCTTCTGGTCCTCATCTGCACCCTGACAG CTGTTGATGGTGTCCCAGTACATCTGACTGAGGAGACTACTGGTCATGCAACAG ataatgtTACAGTCACTTCTATGCTTGATGCACCGAAGCCAGACACTGCAGCAG TTGGTGCCGTTCCTTTAAATGATACCCAGACCATGACTGCTGCAGCAG GTAATGCTACAGTCCAGTCTATGCTTGATGCACCAAAGCCAGACACTGCAGAAG GTAATGCTACAGTCACTTCTATGCTTGACGCACCGAAGCCAGACACTGCAGAAG TTGGTGCCGTTCCTTTAAATGACACCCAGAACATGACTCCTGCAGCAG GTAATGCTACAGTCCAGTCGATGCTTGATGCACCAAAGCCAGACACTGCAGAAG TTAGTGCCGTTCCTTTAAATGACACCCAGAACATGACTCCTGCAGCAG GTAACGCTACAGTCACTTCTATGCTTGATGCACCGAAGCCAGACACTGCAGCAG tTGGTGCCATTCCCTTTAATGACACCCAGAACATGAGTCCTGCAGCAG GTAACGCTACAGTCCAGTCTATGCTTGATGCACCGAAGCCAGACCCTGCAGAAG TTAGTGCCGTTCCTTTAAATGACACCCAGAACATGACTCCTGCAGCAG GTAATGCTACAGTCCCGTCGATGCTTGATGCACCAAAACCAGACACTGCAAAAG TTAGTGCCGTTCCTTTAAATGACACCCAGAACATGAGTCCTGCAGCAG GTAATGCTACAGTCCAGTCTATGCTTGATGCACCGAAGCCAGACCCTGCAGAAG TTAGTGTCGTTCCTTTAAATGACACTGTGAGGACTCCTGCAGCAG GTAATGCTACAGTCCAGTCAATGCTTGATGCAACGAAGCCAGACACTGCAGAAG TTGGTGCCATTCCCTTAAATGATACCCAGACCATGACTCCTGCAGCAG GTAATGCTACAGTCCAGTCTATGCTTGATGCACCAAAGCCAGACACTGCAGAAG TTGGTGCCATTCCTTTAAATGACACCCAGAACATGAGTCCTGCAGCAG GTAATGCTACAGTCCAGTCGATGCTTGATGCACCAAAGCCAGACACTGCACAAG TTGGTGCCGTTCCTTTAAATGATACCCAGAACATGAGTCCTGCAGCAG GTAATGCTACAGTCCAGTCTATGCTTGATGCACCGAAACCAGACACTGCAGAAG TTGGTGTCGTCCCTTTGAATGACACCCACAATGTGACGAGTGCTGCAGCAG GAACTGCAATGCTTAAGCCCCAGACAGCCGAGGCAGAAACACTAGAAG AGCTTCAAGATGACATGATTGTCCAAGAGGGAGACATTTTGATGCCG GAGGACAGGAACGCTGTGGAGACGCTGTGGGCCGACGCCACCGTCCCGTACTCCATCGGCTACGAGCtgg CGGATCAGGAGTTTAACATCCTCAGTGCCTTCAGGATGATCTCAGACTTCACCTGCATTCGCTTCGTACCGCACACCACAGAGCTCAACTACCTGCAGTTTGTCCCCAGAAAAGG CTGTGCGTCCTTTGTTGGTTGTCGAGGAGGAGCTCAGAAGTTGTACTACTCCCACACGTGTAGCGTTGGGAACCTTGCCCACGAGCTGATCCACGCTCTGGGGCTGCACCACGAACACACCCGGCAGGACAGAGACCAGTTCATCAGTGTGAAGTGGAACAACATCATACCAA agagaaaaaataacttcAAGGTGCAGCATGGAAACACTCTGAACCTGCCGTACGACCTCGACTCCATCACACACTACGGACC GTATTTCTTCAGTGTGGATGGCAGTGAGACGATGGTGTCTAAGTACAGCGGAGCTCACATCGGTCAGAGGACACACCTGAGCCAGCTGGACATCCAGAGAATCAACAGACTCTACCACTGTG CCGAGCGGATGAGAGGGTGA
- the LOC131991423 gene encoding uncharacterized protein LOC131991423 isoform X7 — protein MWLLVLICTLTAVDGVPVHLTEETTGHATDNVTVTSMLDAPKPDTAAVGAVPLNDTQTMTAAAGNATVQSMLDAPKPDTAEVGAVPLNDTQNMTPAAGNATVQSMLDAPKPDTAEVSAVPLNDTQNMTPAAGNTTVQSMLDAPKPDTAQVGAVPLNDTVRTPAAGNVTVQSMLDAPKPDPAEVSVVPLNDTVRTPAAGNATVQSMLDAPKPDTAEVSAIPLNDTQNMSAAAGNATVQSMLDAPKPDTAQVGAVPLNDTQNMTPAAGNATVQSMLDAPKPDTAEVSAVPLNDTQTRTPAAGNATVTSMLDAPKPDTAAVGAIPFNDTQNMSPAAGNATVQSMLDAPKPDTAEVSAVPLNDTQNMTPAAGNATVPSMLDAPKPDTAKVSAVPLNDTQNMSPAAGNATVQSMLDAPKPDPAEVSVVPLNDTVRTPAAGNATVQSMLDATKPDTAEVGAIPLNDTQTMTPAAGNATVQSMLDAPKPDTAEVGAIPLNDTQNMSPAAGNATVQSMLDAPKPDTAQVGAVPLNDTQNMSPAAGNATVQSMLDAPKPDTAEVGVVPLNDTHNVTSAAAGTAMLKPQTAEAETLEELQDDMIVQEGDILMPEDRNAVETLWADATVPYSIGYELADQEFNILSAFRMISDFTCIRFVPHTTELNYLQFVPRKGCASFVGCRGGAQKLYYSHTCSVGNLAHELIHALGLHHEHTRQDRDQFISVKWNNIIPKRKNNFKVQHGNTLNLPYDLDSITHYGPYFFSVDGSETMVSKYSGAHIGQRTHLSQLDIQRINRLYHCAERMRG, from the exons ATGTGGCTTCTGGTCCTCATCTGCACCCTGACAG CTGTTGATGGTGTCCCAGTACATCTGACTGAGGAGACTACTGGTCATGCAACAG ataatgtTACAGTCACTTCTATGCTTGATGCACCGAAGCCAGACACTGCAGCAG TTGGTGCCGTTCCTTTAAATGATACCCAGACCATGACTGCTGCAGCAG GTAATGCTACAGTCCAGTCTATGCTTGATGCACCAAAGCCAGACACTGCAGAAG TTGGTGCCGTTCCTTTAAATGACACCCAGAACATGACTCCTGCAGCAG GTAATGCTACAGTCCAGTCGATGCTTGATGCACCAAAGCCAGACACTGCAGAAG TTAGTGCCGTTCCTTTAAATGACACCCAGAACATGACTCCTGCAGCAG GTAATACTACAGTCCAGTCTATGCTTGATGCACCGAAGCCAGACACTGCACAAG TTGGTGCCGTTCCTTTAAATGACACTGTGAGGACTCCTGCAGCAG GTAATGTTACAGTCCAGTCTATGCTTGATGCACCGAAGCCAGACCCTGCAGAAG TTAGTGTCGTTCCTTTAAATGACACTGTGAGGACTCCTGCAGCAG GTAATGCTACAGTCCAGTCGATGCTTGATGCACCAAAGCCAGACACTGCAGAAG TTAGTGCCATTCCTTTAAATGACACCCAGAACATGAGTGCTGCAGCAG GTAATGCTACAGTCCAGTCTATGCTTGATGCACCGAAGCCAGACACTGCACAAG TTGGTGCCGTTCCTTTAAATGACACCCAGAACATGACTCCTGCAGCAG GTAATGCTACAGTCCAGTCTATGCTTGATGCACCAAAGCCAGACACTGCAGAAG TTAGTGCTGTTCCTTTAAATGACACCCAGACCAGGACTCCTGCAGCAG GTAACGCTACAGTCACTTCTATGCTTGATGCACCGAAGCCAGACACTGCAGCAG tTGGTGCCATTCCCTTTAATGACACCCAGAACATGAGTCCTGCAGCAG GTAATGCTACAGTCCAGTCTATGCTTGATGCACCGAAACCAGACACTGCAGAAG TTAGTGCCGTTCCTTTAAATGACACCCAGAACATGACTCCTGCAGCAG GTAATGCTACAGTCCCGTCGATGCTTGATGCACCAAAACCAGACACTGCAAAAG TTAGTGCCGTTCCTTTAAATGACACCCAGAACATGAGTCCTGCAGCAG GTAATGCTACAGTCCAGTCTATGCTTGATGCACCGAAGCCAGACCCTGCAGAAG TTAGTGTCGTTCCTTTAAATGACACTGTGAGGACTCCTGCAGCAG GTAATGCTACAGTCCAGTCAATGCTTGATGCAACGAAGCCAGACACTGCAGAAG TTGGTGCCATTCCCTTAAATGATACCCAGACCATGACTCCTGCAGCAG GTAATGCTACAGTCCAGTCTATGCTTGATGCACCAAAGCCAGACACTGCAGAAG TTGGTGCCATTCCTTTAAATGACACCCAGAACATGAGTCCTGCAGCAG GTAATGCTACAGTCCAGTCGATGCTTGATGCACCAAAGCCAGACACTGCACAAG TTGGTGCCGTTCCTTTAAATGATACCCAGAACATGAGTCCTGCAGCAG GTAATGCTACAGTCCAGTCTATGCTTGATGCACCGAAACCAGACACTGCAGAAG TTGGTGTCGTCCCTTTGAATGACACCCACAATGTGACGAGTGCTGCAGCAG GAACTGCAATGCTTAAGCCCCAGACAGCCGAGGCAGAAACACTAGAAG AGCTTCAAGATGACATGATTGTCCAAGAGGGAGACATTTTGATGCCG GAGGACAGGAACGCTGTGGAGACGCTGTGGGCCGACGCCACCGTCCCGTACTCCATCGGCTACGAGCtgg CGGATCAGGAGTTTAACATCCTCAGTGCCTTCAGGATGATCTCAGACTTCACCTGCATTCGCTTCGTACCGCACACCACAGAGCTCAACTACCTGCAGTTTGTCCCCAGAAAAGG CTGTGCGTCCTTTGTTGGTTGTCGAGGAGGAGCTCAGAAGTTGTACTACTCCCACACGTGTAGCGTTGGGAACCTTGCCCACGAGCTGATCCACGCTCTGGGGCTGCACCACGAACACACCCGGCAGGACAGAGACCAGTTCATCAGTGTGAAGTGGAACAACATCATACCAA agagaaaaaataacttcAAGGTGCAGCATGGAAACACTCTGAACCTGCCGTACGACCTCGACTCCATCACACACTACGGACC GTATTTCTTCAGTGTGGATGGCAGTGAGACGATGGTGTCTAAGTACAGCGGAGCTCACATCGGTCAGAGGACACACCTGAGCCAGCTGGACATCCAGAGAATCAACAGACTCTACCACTGTG CCGAGCGGATGAGAGGGTGA